From Yersinia hibernica, a single genomic window includes:
- the panF gene encoding sodium/pantothenate symporter encodes MQTDVILPLVGYLAMVFGLSVYAYTRRKTGNFLNEYFIGNRSMGGFVLAMTLTATYISASSFIGGPGAAYKYGLGWVLLAMIQLPAVWLSLGVLGKKFAILARRYNAVTLNDMLYARYQSRLLVWLASLSLLVAFIGAMTVQFIGGARLLETAAGIPYDTGLLIFGVSIALYTSFGGFRASVLNDAMQGLVMLVGTILLLVAVIHAAGGLHKAVETLQHIDPALVSPQGGDQILDLPFMASFWILVCFGVIGLPHTAVRCISYRDSKAVHRGIILGTIVVAILMFGMHLAGALGRAVLPDLKIPDQVIPTLMITVLPPFAAGIFLAAPMAAIMSTINAQLLQSSATIVKDLYLNLRPEELKNERKLTRISSMSTLILGLLLLLAAWRPPEMIIWLNLLAFGGLEAVFLWPLVLGLYWERANAHGALSSMIVGAICYTVLASFDIKIAGLHPIVPSLVLNLLAFYIGNQFGDKARARQPVIANAE; translated from the coding sequence ATGCAAACTGATGTCATCCTGCCATTAGTGGGCTATCTGGCCATGGTATTCGGCTTATCTGTTTATGCTTATACCCGCCGCAAAACTGGGAATTTTCTCAACGAATACTTTATCGGCAACCGCTCGATGGGGGGATTCGTACTGGCAATGACCCTAACGGCGACGTATATCAGCGCCAGCTCATTTATCGGCGGGCCAGGTGCTGCCTATAAATACGGCCTTGGCTGGGTATTGTTGGCCATGATTCAGTTGCCTGCAGTGTGGTTATCCTTAGGGGTATTGGGTAAGAAGTTTGCCATCCTGGCACGCCGTTATAATGCCGTGACCCTCAATGACATGCTGTATGCGCGCTATCAGAGCCGCTTATTAGTGTGGTTAGCCAGCCTCAGCTTGTTGGTGGCCTTTATTGGTGCCATGACAGTGCAGTTCATCGGAGGCGCTCGCTTACTGGAAACCGCCGCCGGTATTCCTTACGACACCGGCTTATTGATTTTCGGTGTCAGTATCGCGCTATACACCTCTTTTGGTGGATTCAGGGCCAGTGTGCTCAACGATGCCATGCAAGGATTGGTGATGTTGGTCGGCACCATTTTACTGTTGGTGGCAGTTATCCATGCCGCTGGTGGGCTACATAAAGCCGTCGAAACACTACAGCATATTGATCCGGCGCTGGTTTCACCTCAGGGTGGCGATCAGATCCTCGACTTGCCATTTATGGCATCATTCTGGATCCTAGTGTGCTTTGGTGTTATTGGTTTGCCACATACTGCGGTGCGTTGCATTTCGTATCGTGATAGTAAAGCCGTGCATCGCGGCATTATTCTCGGCACCATTGTTGTGGCAATCTTAATGTTTGGTATGCATTTAGCCGGTGCATTGGGCCGGGCCGTGTTGCCGGATCTCAAGATCCCGGATCAAGTGATCCCGACATTGATGATAACGGTGTTGCCACCATTTGCCGCGGGGATCTTTCTGGCCGCACCAATGGCGGCTATTATGTCAACTATCAATGCCCAGTTGCTGCAATCCTCGGCAACCATTGTGAAAGATTTATACCTCAATCTGCGGCCAGAAGAGCTGAAGAATGAACGCAAACTGACCCGTATTTCCAGTATGTCGACACTGATACTCGGGCTATTACTGCTGCTTGCCGCCTGGCGACCACCAGAAATGATTATCTGGCTGAATCTATTGGCCTTTGGTGGGCTTGAAGCCGTATTCCTCTGGCCACTGGTGCTGGGGCTGTATTGGGAGCGAGCCAATGCCCATGGAGCCCTGAGCTCAATGATTGTTGGGGCGATATGCTATACAGTTCTGGCCAGTTTCGACATTAAAATTGCGGGCCTGCACCCGATAGTGCCCTCACTGGTACTAAACCTGCTGGCGTTTTATATCGGTAATCAGTTTGGCGATAAAGCACGAGCACGGCAGCCCGTCATCGCCAATGCTGAATAG
- the prmA gene encoding 50S ribosomal protein L11 methyltransferase, with protein sequence MPWIQLKLNTSGNQAESLGDALIESGAVSVTFQDTHDNPVFEPLPGETRLWGDTDVIGLYDAETDMAQVVAMLEYHPQLGNGFRHKIEQLEDKDWEREWMDNFHPMRFGERLWICPSWRDVPDPNAVNVMLDPGLAFGTGTHPTTALCLQWLDGLNLDGKTVIDFGCGSGILAIAALKLGAAHAIGIDIDPQAIQASRDNAQRNGVSERLALYLAKDQPANLSADVVVANILAGPLRELAPLISVLPVTGGHLGLSGVLATQAAGVAQAYEDQFALDPVAEKEEWCRITGIKQ encoded by the coding sequence ATGCCTTGGATCCAACTTAAGTTAAACACCAGCGGTAATCAGGCCGAATCCCTTGGTGATGCATTGATAGAAAGTGGCGCAGTCTCTGTGACGTTTCAAGATACTCACGATAATCCGGTATTTGAACCACTGCCGGGGGAAACTCGCCTGTGGGGCGATACCGACGTCATTGGCCTGTATGATGCAGAAACCGATATGGCGCAAGTGGTCGCCATGCTGGAATATCATCCGCAGCTCGGTAACGGTTTTCGCCACAAAATTGAGCAGTTGGAAGATAAAGATTGGGAACGCGAATGGATGGATAACTTCCATCCAATGCGCTTTGGTGAGCGGCTGTGGATCTGCCCAAGCTGGCGTGATGTACCCGACCCTAACGCCGTTAACGTGATGCTCGACCCCGGTTTAGCGTTTGGTACCGGCACTCACCCGACCACCGCATTATGTCTGCAATGGCTTGATGGTCTGAACCTCGACGGTAAAACGGTTATCGACTTCGGTTGTGGCTCAGGGATTCTGGCTATTGCCGCGCTAAAACTCGGTGCAGCGCACGCTATTGGCATCGATATCGACCCGCAGGCCATTCAAGCCAGTCGAGATAACGCGCAGCGTAACGGCGTCTCAGAGCGTTTGGCGCTCTATCTGGCAAAAGACCAACCAGCAAACTTATCTGCGGATGTGGTGGTCGCCAATATCCTGGCAGGCCCACTACGCGAACTCGCGCCATTGATTAGCGTGTTACCCGTCACTGGCGGCCATCTTGGCTTATCAGGCGTGTTAGCAACACAAGCGGCTGGCGTCGCCCAAGCCTATGAGGATCAATTCGCTCTCGACCCGGTAGCAGAGAAAGAAGAGTGGTGCCGCATCACCGGCATCAAGCAGTAA
- the accC gene encoding acetyl-CoA carboxylase biotin carboxylase subunit: MLDKIVIANRGEIALRILRACKELGIKTVAVHSVADRDLKHVLLADETVCIGPAPSVKSYLNIPAIISAAEITGAVAIHPGYGFLSENADFAEQVERSGFIFIGPRAETIRLMGDKVSAINAMKKAGVPCVPGSDGPLDDDTAKNKAFAKRIGYPVIIKASGGGGGRGMRVVRHDKDLEQSINMTRAEAKAAFNNDMVYMEKYLENPRHIEIQILADGQGNAIYLAERDCSMQRRHQKVVEEAPAPGITSEMRRYIGDRCAKACVEIGYRGAGTFEFLYENGEFYFIEMNTRIQVEHPVTEMITGVDLIKEQLRIAAGQPLSIKQDEVKVHGHAVECRINAEDPNTFLPSPGKITRFHAPGGFGVRWESHIYAGYTVPPYYDSMIGKLITYGENRDVAIARMKNALAELIIDGIKTNVELQQRIMNDENFQHGGTNIHYLEKKLGLQET; this comes from the coding sequence ATGCTTGATAAAATCGTAATCGCTAACCGTGGTGAGATTGCGCTGCGTATCCTGCGAGCTTGTAAAGAGCTGGGGATTAAAACTGTCGCAGTTCACTCTGTTGCGGATCGTGATCTTAAACACGTGTTACTGGCTGACGAGACTGTCTGTATTGGTCCCGCGCCGTCTGTCAAAAGCTATCTGAACATCCCAGCAATTATTTCTGCTGCTGAGATCACCGGCGCGGTGGCTATTCACCCCGGCTATGGTTTCCTGTCTGAAAATGCTGATTTTGCCGAACAGGTAGAACGTTCTGGTTTCATCTTTATCGGCCCTCGCGCCGAAACCATTCGCCTGATGGGCGACAAAGTTTCAGCGATAAATGCCATGAAGAAAGCCGGTGTACCTTGCGTTCCTGGCTCTGATGGCCCACTGGATGACGATACTGCCAAGAACAAAGCCTTTGCCAAACGAATCGGTTACCCGGTCATTATCAAGGCATCAGGCGGTGGTGGTGGTCGTGGTATGCGTGTGGTACGTCACGATAAAGATCTTGAGCAATCCATTAACATGACTCGTGCGGAAGCAAAAGCGGCTTTCAATAACGACATGGTTTACATGGAGAAATACCTGGAAAATCCACGCCATATCGAAATTCAGATTTTGGCTGACGGTCAGGGTAATGCAATCTATCTGGCTGAGCGCGACTGTTCTATGCAGCGCCGTCACCAGAAAGTGGTCGAAGAGGCACCAGCGCCTGGTATCACCAGCGAAATGCGCCGTTATATCGGCGATCGCTGTGCCAAAGCCTGTGTGGAAATCGGTTATCGTGGTGCGGGGACTTTCGAGTTCTTGTATGAAAACGGCGAGTTTTATTTCATCGAAATGAACACCCGTATTCAGGTTGAGCATCCAGTGACCGAAATGATAACCGGCGTCGATTTAATTAAAGAGCAGCTGCGTATTGCCGCGGGCCAACCTCTCTCCATCAAACAAGATGAGGTGAAAGTGCATGGTCACGCAGTAGAGTGCCGTATCAACGCCGAAGACCCCAATACCTTCCTGCCAAGCCCGGGTAAAATTACCCGTTTCCATGCGCCGGGCGGTTTTGGTGTGCGTTGGGAGTCCCATATTTACGCCGGTTATACCGTGCCACCATATTATGACTCCATGATCGGTAAGCTGATTACTTACGGTGAAAACCGTGATGTTGCTATTGCCCGCATGAAGAATGCGCTGGCAGAACTCATTATCGATGGCATCAAGACCAACGTGGAGTTGCAGCAACGCATCATGAATGACGAAAACTTCCAGCACGGTGGAACCAACATCCACTATCTGGAGAAAAAACTCGGGTTGCAAGAAACCTGA
- the fis gene encoding DNA-binding transcriptional regulator Fis, protein MFEQRVNSDVLTVATVNSQDQVTQKPLRDSVKQALKNYFAQLNGQDVSDLYELVLAEVEQPLLDMVMQYTRGNQTRAALMMGINRGTLRKKLKKYGMN, encoded by the coding sequence ATGTTCGAACAACGCGTAAATTCTGACGTACTGACCGTTGCAACCGTAAATTCACAAGATCAGGTGACTCAAAAGCCTTTGCGTGATTCGGTAAAACAAGCACTGAAGAACTATTTTGCTCAACTGAATGGTCAGGATGTGAGTGACCTGTATGAGTTGGTACTGGCTGAAGTTGAACAGCCATTGTTGGACATGGTGATGCAATACACCCGTGGCAACCAAACCCGTGCGGCCCTGATGATGGGCATCAACCGTGGCACGCTACGTAAGAAATTGAAAAAATACGGCATGAACTGA
- the msrP gene encoding protein-methionine-sulfoxide reductase catalytic subunit MsrP, protein MRNFFSHSLHHAAISRKLTEADVTPESIFYQRRKVLQALGITAATLALPTSAQADLLAWFKGNDRPKAPAGKPLDFTKSAAYHPDLALTPEDKVTGYNNFYEFGLDKADPAANAGTLKTESWQIKIDGDVAKPMTLDIDDLMKRFPLEERIYRMRCVEAWSMVVPWIGFELGKLLKLVEPTSNARYVAFQTLYAPDQMPGQEDRFIGGGLKYPYVEGLRLDEAMHPLAFMTLGVYGKALPPQNGAPLRLITPWKYGFKGIKSIVHIRLTHDQPPTTWNLSAPNEYGFYANVNPHVDHPRWSQATERFIGSGGILDVQRQPTLLFNGYADQVASLYRGLDLRENF, encoded by the coding sequence ATGCGCAACTTTTTCTCCCATTCCCTGCATCATGCGGCCATTTCACGCAAACTGACCGAAGCGGATGTCACCCCTGAGAGCATTTTTTATCAGCGCCGTAAGGTGTTACAAGCGCTGGGGATCACCGCTGCCACACTGGCGTTGCCGACATCTGCACAGGCTGACTTACTGGCATGGTTTAAAGGGAATGATCGCCCTAAAGCCCCTGCGGGCAAACCGCTGGATTTCACTAAATCAGCAGCTTACCACCCTGATTTGGCGCTAACACCCGAAGATAAAGTCACCGGCTACAATAATTTCTATGAATTCGGATTGGATAAAGCGGACCCCGCAGCCAACGCCGGCACACTGAAAACCGAAAGTTGGCAGATAAAAATCGACGGCGATGTCGCCAAACCAATGACACTCGATATTGATGACCTGATGAAACGCTTTCCGCTGGAAGAGCGCATTTACCGCATGCGCTGCGTGGAAGCCTGGTCAATGGTTGTGCCGTGGATTGGCTTTGAATTGGGTAAATTGCTCAAACTGGTAGAACCCACCAGCAATGCGCGTTACGTCGCGTTCCAGACACTTTACGCACCGGATCAGATGCCCGGCCAAGAGGATCGCTTCATTGGCGGCGGCCTGAAATACCCTTACGTCGAGGGATTACGGCTGGATGAGGCAATGCACCCCTTGGCCTTCATGACATTAGGGGTTTATGGTAAAGCCCTGCCCCCCCAGAATGGTGCGCCACTGCGCCTCATCACCCCGTGGAAATATGGCTTTAAAGGTATAAAGTCCATCGTTCACATTCGCCTGACCCATGACCAGCCACCGACAACTTGGAATCTGAGCGCACCCAATGAGTATGGTTTTTATGCCAACGTGAACCCTCATGTTGACCATCCGCGCTGGTCGCAAGCAACCGAGCGCTTTATTGGCTCCGGCGGGATCCTAGATGTGCAGCGCCAGCCGACGCTATTGTTTAATGGCTATGCTGACCAAGTTGCTTCACTCTATCGTGGTTTGGATCTGCGGGAGAATTTCTGA
- a CDS encoding MDR family oxidoreductase gives MRALVLEQTEGRTTAEVREISPSQLPAGNVTVDINWSSLNYKDALAITGKGKIIREFPMVPGIDFAGTVHSSEDPRFHVGQSVLLTGWGVGENHWGGLAEQARVNGDWLVPMPEGLEPRKAMIIGTAGFTAMLCVMALEEGGVTPESGEVVVTGASGGVGSTAIALLAALGYQIAAISGRDSNSDYLKSLGAQRVLSRNDYLDASRPLEKQLWAGAIDTVGDKLLAKVLAQMSYNGTVAACGLAGGYSLPTTVMPFILRNVRLQGVDSVMTPQQRRRQAWQRLQKILPESFYQQASQSITLADTPTIAARLLANEITGRTLVKIR, from the coding sequence ATGCGAGCGCTTGTTCTTGAGCAAACTGAAGGCCGTACTACCGCAGAAGTGCGCGAAATATCCCCTTCACAGTTGCCTGCCGGTAATGTCACGGTTGATATCAATTGGTCTAGCTTGAATTATAAAGATGCACTGGCTATCACGGGCAAAGGGAAGATTATCCGTGAATTTCCGATGGTTCCTGGCATTGATTTTGCTGGCACCGTCCACAGTAGTGAAGATCCGCGTTTTCATGTTGGCCAATCGGTCTTGTTGACTGGCTGGGGAGTCGGCGAAAACCATTGGGGCGGTTTGGCGGAACAAGCTCGCGTTAATGGCGACTGGCTGGTGCCCATGCCTGAAGGGTTGGAGCCTCGCAAGGCGATGATCATTGGAACTGCAGGTTTCACTGCAATGTTGTGCGTCATGGCATTAGAAGAGGGTGGAGTGACACCTGAAAGCGGTGAAGTGGTGGTCACTGGCGCGAGCGGCGGTGTGGGCAGCACGGCGATTGCTTTACTTGCTGCACTGGGTTACCAAATCGCCGCTATTTCTGGCCGTGACAGTAACAGCGACTACCTGAAGAGCCTCGGTGCCCAACGCGTGCTTTCGCGCAATGACTATCTTGATGCTTCACGCCCATTGGAGAAACAATTGTGGGCAGGAGCCATTGATACAGTTGGCGATAAATTGCTGGCAAAAGTGCTGGCACAAATGAGTTACAACGGCACGGTTGCAGCTTGTGGTTTAGCGGGGGGCTATTCGCTTCCTACCACCGTCATGCCATTTATTCTGCGCAATGTCCGTTTGCAAGGGGTAGATTCGGTGATGACGCCGCAACAGCGCCGCCGGCAAGCTTGGCAAAGGCTACAGAAAATTTTGCCCGAAAGTTTCTATCAGCAAGCATCACAATCCATCACGCTCGCCGATACGCCGACCATCGCGGCGCGCCTGCTGGCAAATGAAATCACGGGTAGAACCTTGGTGAAAATCCGCTGA
- a CDS encoding sensor domain-containing diguanylate cyclase, translated as MLSTKIFRLDLGRLILILAVMSAFVTLANSFYASYRVQRQLLIDNTLEANRVYATKLASSTEIFLLSAQKQLHYSSVIAAKNFDDQAALQAETARLKYQTDSFNSVVVTDTHGIVRATSPDSLQLLGHSLTSPGSVEALKLRRPLISKPYMSAANNLVINISTPIITPDGHYRGYIGGTIYLRKQSILNELLGEHYYRDGSYIVVLDGDRRILYHRDVNRIGEILEPKPITEASKKSDNGSLIVTNTSGEPMLAGYSMVGPAGWEIVTLRPESSTLKPLEGLMLKGLGHIAPLALLTLLGVWLLSRMIARPLWLLAGSANDMDKPDIANSIKEIPSWYFESTQLKRALLIGISLLQKKIGKLRFEAQTDPMTGLYNRRGLATTLEPISQFEQHFSVIALDIDHFKVINDSYGHDVGDEVIKQLAVQIRESSRDTDILCRSGGEEFLMLLPGTSPDVAIQVANRLRQNVEMMVMPGIRPITISLGVAYWSGEDKPEDALKRADEALYHAKQRGRNRVETS; from the coding sequence ATTCTTTCAACCAAGATTTTTCGCCTCGACTTAGGTCGCTTAATCCTTATTCTGGCTGTGATGAGTGCATTTGTGACGCTGGCAAACAGCTTCTATGCCAGTTATCGGGTTCAGCGGCAGTTACTGATTGATAACACACTGGAAGCGAACCGCGTTTATGCCACGAAATTGGCGTCCAGTACGGAAATTTTTCTGCTAAGTGCGCAAAAGCAGCTGCATTACAGCAGTGTGATCGCCGCAAAGAATTTTGACGATCAGGCTGCTCTGCAAGCAGAGACTGCTCGGCTAAAATACCAAACTGACAGTTTTAACTCGGTTGTGGTGACGGATACTCACGGCATTGTGCGCGCTACATCGCCTGATAGCCTCCAGTTATTGGGCCACAGCCTGACATCCCCTGGGTCTGTAGAGGCGCTAAAACTGCGTCGCCCGCTCATCAGTAAACCCTATATGTCCGCCGCCAATAATCTGGTCATCAATATTTCGACACCGATTATCACGCCAGATGGGCACTATCGCGGTTACATCGGCGGGACAATTTATCTCCGTAAGCAAAGTATTTTAAATGAATTATTGGGCGAGCATTATTATCGTGATGGTTCTTACATCGTAGTGCTCGACGGTGATCGGCGTATTCTTTATCACCGCGATGTTAACCGCATCGGAGAAATACTGGAACCTAAGCCGATTACCGAGGCCAGCAAGAAAAGTGACAATGGCAGCTTGATAGTGACCAATACCAGCGGTGAACCAATGTTGGCGGGTTACTCCATGGTCGGCCCTGCGGGTTGGGAGATTGTTACCCTGCGGCCAGAATCGTCCACTTTGAAGCCCCTTGAGGGGTTAATGCTGAAGGGATTGGGCCATATAGCGCCGCTGGCGTTGCTCACACTGCTGGGGGTCTGGCTATTGTCCCGCATGATTGCTCGCCCGCTATGGTTACTGGCAGGCAGTGCCAATGATATGGATAAGCCAGATATAGCCAACAGTATCAAAGAGATACCTTCATGGTATTTTGAATCTACTCAGCTTAAAAGGGCGCTGCTGATTGGGATTAGTTTGTTGCAGAAGAAAATTGGTAAGTTGAGGTTTGAAGCACAAACTGACCCAATGACGGGCTTGTATAACCGACGCGGGCTAGCCACAACACTTGAGCCAATTTCACAATTTGAACAGCATTTTTCGGTCATCGCGCTGGATATTGACCATTTCAAGGTGATTAATGATTCTTACGGCCATGATGTTGGTGATGAAGTTATCAAGCAGTTAGCGGTGCAGATCCGCGAAAGCTCCCGTGATACTGATATCCTGTGCCGTAGCGGTGGGGAAGAGTTTTTGATGTTGCTGCCCGGCACTTCACCTGATGTCGCCATTCAAGTCGCTAACCGGTTGCGCCAAAATGTAGAGATGATGGTGATGCCAGGCATTCGACCTATTACTATCTCGTTGGGTGTGGCGTACTGGAGTGGGGAAGATAAGCCGGAGGATGCGCTAAAACGCGCCGATGAAGCGTTATATCATGCGAAGCAGCGGGGACGTAACCGGGTAGAAACCAGCTAA
- the aroQ gene encoding type II 3-dehydroquinate dehydratase, translating into MSDKFHILLLNGPNLNLLGTREPEKYGYTTLTEIVSQLETQAQVMDVALSHLQSNAEHVLIDRIHQAQGKTDFILINPAAFTHTSVALRDALLGVQIPFIEIHLSNVHAREPFRHHSYLSDIAVGVICGLGADGYNFALQAAVNRLSQPN; encoded by the coding sequence ATGTCGGATAAGTTTCACATTTTGCTTCTGAATGGCCCTAACTTGAATCTGCTTGGAACGCGTGAACCCGAAAAGTACGGTTACACGACATTGACGGAGATTGTCAGTCAATTAGAGACTCAAGCTCAGGTCATGGATGTGGCGCTATCCCACTTGCAATCAAATGCAGAGCATGTGCTGATCGATAGAATTCACCAGGCACAGGGTAAGACCGATTTTATCCTGATCAATCCGGCAGCGTTTACACATACCAGTGTTGCACTGCGCGATGCGCTGTTAGGTGTGCAGATCCCGTTTATCGAGATCCATTTATCTAACGTGCATGCCCGGGAGCCCTTCCGTCATCATTCATATCTCTCTGATATCGCGGTTGGCGTAATCTGTGGACTTGGCGCAGATGGCTACAACTTTGCTTTACAGGCAGCGGTAAATCGCTTGTCACAACCCAACTAG
- the msrQ gene encoding protein-methionine-sulfoxide reductase heme-binding subunit MsrQ: MRLSLRQIKWLKVAIWLAAALPFLWLILSVDQGWLSADPAKDIQHFTGRMTLKLLLATLLVTPLARYGKQPLLIRCRRLLGLWCFAWGTLHLVSYSVLELGLSNIGLLGRELVTRPYLTLGIISWLLLLSLAVTSTLWAQRKMGANWQKLHNLVYIVAILAPIHYLWSVKTLSPLPILYAVAAAILLALRYKKFRQWCR, translated from the coding sequence ATGCGGCTCAGTTTACGACAAATTAAGTGGCTAAAAGTCGCTATTTGGCTGGCAGCCGCACTGCCTTTCCTATGGCTGATTTTATCCGTGGACCAAGGCTGGCTCAGTGCTGATCCTGCTAAAGATATTCAACACTTTACCGGCCGCATGACCCTTAAATTGTTATTGGCGACACTGCTGGTCACGCCACTGGCACGCTATGGCAAGCAACCGCTGTTGATCCGCTGTCGCCGGCTGTTAGGTTTATGGTGTTTTGCCTGGGGAACACTACATTTGGTCAGCTACTCGGTATTGGAACTGGGGCTGAGTAATATTGGCTTACTGGGGCGTGAGCTGGTCACCCGCCCTTACCTGACGCTGGGCATAATAAGTTGGCTATTGCTCCTGTCACTGGCCGTGACATCCACCTTATGGGCCCAACGAAAAATGGGAGCCAACTGGCAAAAATTGCATAATCTGGTGTATATTGTCGCCATTCTTGCGCCGATTCATTATCTTTGGTCGGTGAAAACCCTATCACCACTACCGATTCTTTATGCCGTAGCGGCAGCAATATTATTAGCGCTACGTTATAAAAAATTTCGACAATGGTGCCGTTAA
- the accB gene encoding acetyl-CoA carboxylase biotin carboxyl carrier protein, with amino-acid sequence MDIRKIKKLIELVEESGISELEISEGEESVRISRAPAAPNYPMMQQPYAFAAPQQQPALAAAVAPAPAEAAAPAAISGHIVRSPMVGTFYRTPSPDAKSFIEVGQKVSAGDTLCIVEAMKMMNQIEADKSGTVKAILVENGQPVEFDEPLVVIE; translated from the coding sequence ATGGATATTCGTAAGATTAAGAAACTGATCGAACTGGTTGAAGAGTCCGGCATTTCAGAGCTGGAAATCTCAGAAGGCGAAGAGTCAGTACGTATCAGTCGTGCTCCCGCCGCACCAAACTACCCAATGATGCAACAGCCGTATGCTTTCGCAGCACCACAGCAACAACCAGCTCTGGCAGCTGCTGTCGCTCCAGCACCAGCTGAAGCTGCTGCACCGGCGGCTATCAGTGGTCATATCGTGCGCTCCCCAATGGTCGGTACTTTCTACCGCACCCCGAGCCCGGATGCCAAATCCTTCATTGAAGTAGGTCAGAAAGTTTCTGCTGGTGACACTCTTTGCATCGTTGAAGCGATGAAAATGATGAACCAAATCGAAGCAGATAAATCCGGTACTGTAAAAGCCATTCTGGTTGAAAATGGTCAACCGGTTGAATTCGACGAGCCTCTTGTCGTCATCGAGTAA
- the dusB gene encoding tRNA dihydrouridine synthase DusB, with product MRIGHIQLTNCLIAAPMAGITDRPFRALCHGMGAGMAVSEMLSSNPEVWRTDKSRLRMVHSDEPGIRAVQIAGNDPDEMAAAAKINVANGAQIIDINMGCPAKKVNRKLAGSALLQHPDLVKQILSAVVNAVDVPVTLKIRTGWSAEHRNCIEIAQLAENCGIQALTIHGRTRSCLFNGEAEYDSIRAVKQIVSIPVIANGDITDPHKARAVLDYTGADALMIGRAAQGRPWIFREIQHYLDTGELLPPMPLGEVQRLLDGHIRELHDFYGPGKGFRIARKHVSWYLQEHAPNDQFRRTFNAIEDASEQLEALEAYFENLA from the coding sequence ATGCGTATTGGACACATCCAGCTTACAAATTGCCTGATTGCCGCCCCGATGGCGGGCATCACAGATCGCCCCTTCAGAGCGCTATGTCATGGCATGGGGGCTGGGATGGCAGTATCTGAAATGCTCTCCTCTAATCCAGAGGTATGGCGGACGGATAAGTCGCGTTTACGCATGGTTCATAGTGATGAGCCTGGAATTCGTGCCGTGCAAATTGCCGGTAACGACCCGGATGAGATGGCAGCAGCCGCCAAAATCAATGTGGCGAATGGTGCCCAAATCATTGACATCAATATGGGATGTCCGGCCAAGAAAGTGAATCGCAAACTGGCAGGATCAGCATTATTGCAGCATCCTGATCTGGTCAAACAGATTCTCTCCGCAGTAGTTAATGCGGTAGATGTGCCAGTAACGCTGAAGATCCGGACGGGTTGGTCGGCCGAACACCGTAACTGTATAGAAATTGCCCAACTGGCTGAAAACTGTGGTATACAAGCCCTGACGATTCATGGCCGAACCCGTTCTTGTCTGTTTAATGGCGAGGCGGAATACGACAGTATTCGGGCAGTTAAGCAGATTGTTTCCATTCCCGTTATTGCGAATGGCGACATCACTGACCCGCATAAAGCCAGAGCAGTGCTTGACTACACTGGGGCTGATGCCCTGATGATAGGACGTGCCGCTCAGGGAAGACCTTGGATCTTCCGGGAAATCCAGCATTATCTGGACACTGGGGAGCTGCTGCCACCGATGCCACTTGGCGAGGTACAGCGCTTGTTGGACGGGCATATACGGGAATTGCACGACTTTTATGGTCCAGGCAAGGGATTTCGTATTGCACGTAAACACGTCTCTTGGTATCTCCAGGAGCACGCCCCTAACGACCAGTTTCGGCGCACATTCAACGCCATTGAGGATGCCAGCGAACAGCTGGAGGCGTTGGAGGCATATTTCGAAAATCTTGCGTAA
- a CDS encoding YhdT family protein, producing MDTRFLQANKEARWAFGLTLVYLAGWVITAYLPGNIPGISGLPAWFEAACIALPLLFIVLCYLMVRVIFRDIPLEDDNAN from the coding sequence ATGGACACAAGGTTTCTACAGGCCAACAAAGAAGCACGCTGGGCCTTTGGCTTAACACTGGTGTATCTGGCGGGCTGGGTAATAACGGCTTACTTACCGGGCAATATTCCTGGCATCAGCGGCCTACCCGCTTGGTTTGAAGCCGCCTGTATTGCACTGCCGCTGCTGTTTATTGTGCTGTGCTATTTGATGGTGCGCGTGATATTTCGTGATATCCCCTTGGAGGACGACAATGCAAACTGA